AGGCAAGCTGCGCTATTTTTTCCCGCACTTCGCTTTATGGCGGGCCTTTCCGCATTGCCAAAGGGCAAAATCCAGAGCAAAAATCTTCCCGCCTTATTCTCCTAAAAGCGAGAGGAAAGATAGGATTCTGCCGCAATATTCTAGGCACTTTTTTACCCTTTAACTTTCTTAAAAAAGACCTTCTCACCAAAGAGATTGCTCCTCAAGCCGAAGTGCATTTTTTTGACACACATGCCTTGCAGGCAGATGGCGATTCAACAGGAAACACACCTGTCACGCTAAAATCTGCTAACCTACCGATACGTTTTTTATTTTAGCGTTTGAATGATTGAGGAATTTTGCCATGAATGAAGCTATTCGCCTTGTGATTTGGGACCTTGACGAAACCTTTTGGCAAGGAACCCTCTCCGAAGGAGAAATTTCAAACCATCATGGCGAGATTGTCCGTGAACTCAACCAGCGTGGCATCATGAATTCGATTTGTTCGAAGAATGATCTCGAAGTGACAAAAAAACGCCTGATAGAACTTGATCTTTGGGATCAATTTATTTTCCCCTCTATCAACTGGAGTCCTAAAGGCCAGCGCGTTGCCGATATTGTCAAAAAAGTCCAATTAAGGCCTGAAAGCATCTTATTTTTAGACGACAACGCTATGAATTTAGCCGAAGTTAAGGATGCTCTTCCCCCAATTCAAGTTCGGAACGAAACCTATATTCCTCAAATTCTTACCTCTGAATTTTTTAAGGGAAAACCAGATCCAGAACTAAAACGTCTCGCCAACTACAAAATCATGGAAAAGAAAGATTCTGACTTTTCTTCTCTTGAAGGCAATAATATCGATTTTCTGAGGAAAAGCGGCATCACGGTCGAAATTGATTATCATCTTGAAGAAAATCTTGACCGCATCATTGAAATTATCAACCGAACCAACCAGCTTAATTTTACCAAAAAGCGTTTTTCCGACGAAATAGAGATTGCCCGCCAGCAAGCCAAAGAACTTATTCATGGTGGGCTTTTTGAACATACAGGACTTGTTCGTGTTCGGGATAATTATGGTGATTATGGTTTTGTCGGCTTTTTTCAGCAAATCCAAAACTCGGCGGAAAAAAATAGACTAAATCATTTTTGCTTTTCCTGCCGTATTCTGAGCATGCATGTTGAGACTTGGCTCTACCGCAAATTCGGATCTCCAGAGCTTGAAATTAAAGGCGAAGTTGCCAACAACCCTCTCACTGATGATGCTGAAATTGATTGGATTCATTGGTATGATCCAAATAGCCTAGAAAACATTTCTAAAGAAACAAAAGAGATGTCTTCAAAGCCTGCCCTAATGATGATTGGTGGCTGTAGCATCGATTCAATCCAGCATTATGTCAATAATGTCACCCCCTCTTTTGACATGTTTATCAATACGGTTCGAGATAATTTTATTGTCCGAAGAGACCATTCCCATATCGTCAGAATTGCCGCAGAACAAAATACCAAAGCGCAGGAAACTCTGCTAAAAACAGGCTATAAAGCAGAAGATTTTGCGCTCTCTTTTAAAAATGTCGAAAACGCCCTGATTGTTTTTGCTTTTTGGGCCGATATTTCTTTTAAAACCTACAAGCTCAGTGGCATGGATGCTTTTACCCCGTACGCTTACATACAAACAGGGCATAGCGATTTCCAAGATATTTTTGAAGAGGCTTATCTTCAAAATATCGGTCATGAGGAAACCATCGAAACGTTCAGATTTGCAAAAGCCAATCTTGAACCTCAAGGAGATATTACAGGGACAAAATTCAAAGAAAATCTTGAACATATTCTCGAAACCATAGATCCAAGTAACAAAGTCCTCTTTCTGCTTCCTGCTTTAGAGGTGCCAGACCATCATCCTGAATGGGGATTTCTGGACAGAGCACGCCTGCTCTCGATGTGCCAAATTGAAGTCGCCCGTAAATATTCTAACGTCACCTGCATTGATTTCGGGCGCTTTGTCCTCAATCAAAATGAGATCACAGACTATGACCATTTTACACGCATTGTGTATCAACGATGCGGTTTCTTCGTTAGAGAAACCTATAATGCGCATTATGAAGCCCTCAAAGAAGAGACCCTAAAATCAGCCGCCGTCCTTTTTGTCAAAAATGAGGCCTCAAAAATTGCGGCATGGATTGCTTGGCATTTATCTATCGGGTTTAACAAAATTATCATTTATGATGACTCAACCGATGGCACTTATGAGATCTGCGAAAGTTTTTCAAAATTCTATCCTGTGGAATGCCGTCATGCTGATTCAACGCTTTCGCCTGAAAATCTTCAAAAACGCTATGCTTATGGAGAAGTCGCCAAAACGGCAGCCGATCATTACGATTGGCTTTCTTTTCTAGACATCAACGAAGCCATCTCTCTTGAAAAAGCGCCAAATATAAACGCTTTTCTCAAAGACTTTTCTGCCTTTAATGGTCTTGTTGTCAGCAAACGCCATGCTAAAACGGCAGAAGAGGCTAGGAGCTTTTTTATTCGGCCAAAAGATTTCCTCGAAATGCAGGATTCTTTGAATCCTTTCCATTTAAAAGAAGAAAAATATGCCAATACGCTGGGGCAGGAAATTTCTTTTGAAAATGGCCTCTCGCATCCGCCTCTTTTAAACGAAGTCTGTGTTGCACCTTTCCCCTTCTCTGCTTCTGTGGGGGAGGACAAGTGGCACACTGCCTATCAAAATAGAACGGGACTGCTATTTTCAAAAAAACGCCAGATTCAATCTGAAGAGATTGTGCATTTCATTCAAAAAGAATGCTGTAAAAAATTCCTTCAAGAAACGCATCAAGTCACACTGGTAGAGGAAAAGCCTGAGACAGAACGGGCAACCCTCTATCAGCCTATCAGCCATGACCAGCGTTTTTTCACTCTCAAAGAAGAAAATGTCATTGCCTCACAGAATGTCTCCCCTCAAAATGAGACAATTCTCTGCGTCACTTACGCTCAAAATCCTCAAAAAGCCTATTTCTTTGCATGTTTCAAAGAACTCTTTTCTCTGAAAAAAATCCATTTTTTAGAAGATGAAAGAATCTCCGAAAGCATCTCGTTCAATCTCATCAAAGAAGGCAATCAAACCGCTTTCCAATCTCCGCTTTCAAAGGTCTATATGACCTCTCTTCCAGGTGGCCTCATCGAAGTCAATCGAGATGCACTTAATCCGTGGGAGTTATTTACGTTAAAAACAGTCGAGAGTAACGAACTCTTTTTCCTTTCCGATCCTGAAAACGTGACGGACGAAGCAAGTTTTGTGTCTTTTCTAAAAGACAATGACCTTTCTTACGGGGACTTTATTCTCGCCTTTTCGCAACTTCATAAAGAAGCCAAAGGAGATATTCTGCGGCAAGCGAATGGGAAACTGCTCTCTTGGATCTTTTCTTAAAACATTCTTGCCTTAGAAAAGCCTAAAAAGGTTAGACGCATTCAAAAAGAAGCCTTCCTGATATGTTTCAGGAAGGCTTCTTTTTTTAATTTAAAACGTTTTGCTTAGACTTTTTCAGAAATTTCTTCTGCATCAATTTGATATTCGCCCTCACCTTGCTTTGCGATTTTATGTAAGGAAGCTGCGCAAACGATGAGCGCAACAGCAATCACAACCAAAAGAAGGAAAAGGAAAATTCCTGCCACAGTTAGAATCAGGCAATCTGTATGAAGCTGTGCCGCCAAATGATGCACATCTGGAGAGACATTCGCAACCCGTGTTGAAATTTCCTGATCTAATTGCTTTGTGACCTGATTAACAACCTGATCAACCAATTCACGAACATGGGTGATTTCAATCCCAATAGGCTGGTCGCCTGTATGAATCCCAGTGCTGCCATCTGGCATAAGTTTGATTGGCATTGTGATAGGAGAGTCAGCCATAATTTTTTGACCTTATTCTAATTCTGTTTGGACGCTTTTGCACTAAGTAGAGAACAGGCCCAAACAGCTCCCCAAATCCAAAAAGACCAGAGAATAGTCTAAGCTGTCACTATCTTAGAAATTAACGGTGCTTCTAAAAAAAAGAGAAGTCAAGCTTTTGCAAAATAACGAAAGAGGATTCCTACAAAAGTGGCGCTTATTTAGCGCACTCTTTCAAAAATTATTCCTCATCCCGATAGGCCTCGACACCTCCGACAGAAGGTGCTGGTAAAGCAGCCCCCTTCTTAGGCTGTCCCAATTCTTTAACGGGCTTATGGTTTCCATGCGCATCTGCCATCGGATAAAGATATTGCTCCCCATCATCACCGACATAAGATTCTGTCTTTTCTTGTGCGAGATTTTCCATTTTTTGATGCGCCTGCTGTTTTTCCTCATTTAGGGAAGGAATAGCTTGCGGTTTTTGCAAACCGCCTTCAAAAGCCGCTTTTGCCTCTGCTAAGTTCAAAGGCGCTGGCCCTGCGACTTGCGGCGGCATTTCTTTCGCCTCCTCTTTCACAGCCTTTGCAGCAGGATCAGGCTTACGCAGATCCGCAATAAATTCAGGATGGTTTCGGCGCTTAAACTCATCTGGAATCATATTTGCCAGCCAATCGGCATAGACAATTAAAGGGTCTTCCTCTTTCGGCGCTTTAATCGTCTTCAGCGCCTTCCATTTCTCTACAAGGAGTTTCGGGGCAGAACGGGTTAAATCAGCCTGCCACCATGCTGGCGCAGGATGGCCTTTCAAACAAACATCAAAACGTCTGTCTGCCTTAGCAGAAGGCGGACAAAGCTCAAGCGCATCAATTAAACTTCCCTGTGTCTCGCCGAGCAATTCATCCACTGTTAAGCCTGGTAAATGGCTTTCCCATTTTCCAGGAGCGGGAGTAAGATTTTCGTCTGTGCTTTTGGGGGCATAAGAAGCAGCAGAGGAAAAATTCTGATGCGGCTCTAATCCTAATAGAAAGCCTGTACTGTTATCATTCCCCTTTTTCGCAGAATTCTGCGCATTTGCTTTCTCCGCACGACGTTTTGCCTGCTGTGCCATGAGCTGCGCCTTGAGTTGTAACTGGCTGGCTTTTTCAGCATCTTCGGCAGAAAGGATGGGCATCGGGGCTTCAGGCCCTCTCAGCCCCTCCACAGGCGGTGGCGGTGTCAAAGCGGTCTTTGCCCCCTGATGCGAGGCAAGATAAGCCTCCACATCCGGAGACTGCTTGGAGGAACCCCTCTTTTTTTCCTGCGCCTTTTGCGCCTTACGCTGTTTTTCTATCTCAGCAACCCGTGCCTCTTCTGCTTGGTTAAAGCGTTGCTGATAAGCATCCTGCTCTCCCTCTTTATCATTTTTAGCAGAATCAATCAGCATCGATTCCTCTGCCTCATCCATCGCCAACAGCTCTGAAGGGGCAAGAACAGAAAACAGAGACACGCCCCCAATCAAGGAGGAAAGTAAATAAGACGCACGCATAAAAAACTTTCAGACTGTTTTTATTGGGGCTTCCGCCCAGGCCATGGCTTGTTCAATTGAAGCTTCAATTTTTTCAAGCTCTTCCGACTTTAAAGCCGTTTTTATTAAAATTTCTTTCTCAATGCCAGCCTCTGCAACTTCAAGATACAACCCAAAGGGCGGAAAAATAGTAAACCAAAGAGCCGGAAAAAACGCAATCAATCCGACGATCATGAAAGTCCACGCCAAAGGATGGCTTAGAAGAATAAAGGAAAAATTCCAAGGATTTTCCATCTGCGAAATAGCAGACCCATTTTCAATGAAACCATAAAGAAAAAAACAAAATGCCCAAAAAGCCCCCCATCCAAAATTCAGCGCTGTCCGCCGGCGGACATTAACCGATTCAATTCTCGAAAGCGGCACGGCAATCTTACCGCTGAAAACGCATTCTTGCGTAAGACGAACAGGCGGAGCGTGACAAAGAACCTTTTCCATTTCTGACGCTGTTTGAGGCATCTTAACGTTCTCTTTCCTTCAGTTTTTCCTTCTTACTCAGGATTATATCCCTAATCAGAGCGTTTTGTTGTAAAAAAGATGAAAATCTATAAAAATAAATCTGATTAGCTTTAAATGAAAAAAGAATTTTTCTTTCATCCAAAACCTTATCTTTTTGCTATCTTCCCCGACCCATTTAAGGCTAAACAGAGAAATATTATTTTGGCAATCCGCTCTTTACGCTTTTTCTTTATAAACACGGCTGTGCAGAAAACGAGTTTATCTTATGAATGATGGAGACTTCCTCTCCCCCTCAAGGAAACATTCTTCTTTTTTTAAACGAATGGCCTTTCGCCGTTTGCGCTTATCTGCCTTTTCTGTTTTAGCTGCCCCTCTCTTTTTCAGCTTTCTTGCTTTACCTTCTAAACCTGCTTTTTCCCAATCAATGGCCAATGTTTCTGAAGACGAAAATCACGTCTCTCTCAGTTGGGTTTCGAGCCTGCGCTTAGATGAAGAAGATGAAAAGACACCGGTTCTGTGCCGCCTTTCTGGAAATTATGGTCAAATCGGCCTTTGGGCTTCTAAAGAAGGACTTGAAATTACCAGTGAAAATGCAAATTGGAACTTACCAGACACAAGCGGTGGTGCGGTTACGATCCAAGTCCATAATCATTTCACACAAGAGCAGATCAGCGCCAATAAAGACGATGAAGAAGGCAAAGTAACCTCTCCGCCTTTCCGTGGACGCCTTACTGCAGACTTCCAAGACACGTTTTTTATGCTCGCCCAAAATAAAGAGCGCATGGGCGCTGCCATTACGATTGAGCGCCTCTTACCCCTCTTAGCCGCTTTTGAACAAG
The genomic region above belongs to Acetobacteraceae bacterium and contains:
- a CDS encoding HAD-IIIC family phosphatase, which gives rise to MNEAIRLVIWDLDETFWQGTLSEGEISNHHGEIVRELNQRGIMNSICSKNDLEVTKKRLIELDLWDQFIFPSINWSPKGQRVADIVKKVQLRPESILFLDDNAMNLAEVKDALPPIQVRNETYIPQILTSEFFKGKPDPELKRLANYKIMEKKDSDFSSLEGNNIDFLRKSGITVEIDYHLEENLDRIIEIINRTNQLNFTKKRFSDEIEIARQQAKELIHGGLFEHTGLVRVRDNYGDYGFVGFFQQIQNSAEKNRLNHFCFSCRILSMHVETWLYRKFGSPELEIKGEVANNPLTDDAEIDWIHWYDPNSLENISKETKEMSSKPALMMIGGCSIDSIQHYVNNVTPSFDMFINTVRDNFIVRRDHSHIVRIAAEQNTKAQETLLKTGYKAEDFALSFKNVENALIVFAFWADISFKTYKLSGMDAFTPYAYIQTGHSDFQDIFEEAYLQNIGHEETIETFRFAKANLEPQGDITGTKFKENLEHILETIDPSNKVLFLLPALEVPDHHPEWGFLDRARLLSMCQIEVARKYSNVTCIDFGRFVLNQNEITDYDHFTRIVYQRCGFFVRETYNAHYEALKEETLKSAAVLFVKNEASKIAAWIAWHLSIGFNKIIIYDDSTDGTYEICESFSKFYPVECRHADSTLSPENLQKRYAYGEVAKTAADHYDWLSFLDINEAISLEKAPNINAFLKDFSAFNGLVVSKRHAKTAEEARSFFIRPKDFLEMQDSLNPFHLKEEKYANTLGQEISFENGLSHPPLLNEVCVAPFPFSASVGEDKWHTAYQNRTGLLFSKKRQIQSEEIVHFIQKECCKKFLQETHQVTLVEEKPETERATLYQPISHDQRFFTLKEENVIASQNVSPQNETILCVTYAQNPQKAYFFACFKELFSLKKIHFLEDERISESISFNLIKEGNQTAFQSPLSKVYMTSLPGGLIEVNRDALNPWELFTLKTVESNELFFLSDPENVTDEASFVSFLKDNDLSYGDFILAFSQLHKEAKGDILRQANGKLLSWIFS